Genomic window (Dyadobacter fanqingshengii):
ATTGATAGCGGTTTTAGTTTACAGGAACATTGCGATCCGCAAGCGGATCGCCGAACAGGAAGTTTTACAATTGCAGCAGGAAAAACAACTGGTAGCCACAAACTCGATTTTGAAGGGCCAGGAAGAAGAACGCACCCGCGTAGCCAGAGACTTGCATGACGGTCTCGGCGGATTATTATCTGGTATCAAATTAACTTTAAATTCCGTGAAAGGAAATGTAATTCTACCCGAGGAAAGCGCTATGACCTTTACCCGGGCACTCACACAACTAGATGGCGCGATCAGCGAAATGCGCCGCGTGGCACACAGCATGATGCCCGAAACATTGGTCCGCTTTGGCCTGATCGAAGCGCTGAATGATTTCTGCGAGGGGATCAGTGCATCCGGGCAATTAAAAGTGACCATGCAGGATTTCGGCTTCGAAAACCGGCTGGATTCTTCCATCGAAATCGTGCTTTACCGCGTCGTGCAGGAGCTTTTGAACAATGTGCTTAAATATGCCGAAGCCACGGAAGCGCAGGTGCAGCTTACCTGGATCGGCAATAATGTGAGCCTTACGGTGGAGGACAATGGAAAGGGTTTTGATGTCCGTAGTCTGGAAACCAGCAAGGGGGCAGGATTTAGAAATGTGCAGGCCCGGGTTGATTATCTCAACGGCAAGCTCGACATTCAATCCACTCCCGAAGAAGGCACGTCGGTGCTGGTAGAAATTGTAGTATAAATTGCTTTTAGCAAAAAACGTATCCCAACTTTATCTGAACATTATGAGCGTTAAAATCCTGATTGTAGACGACCATCCGTTGGTTTTGGAAGGCCTTAAATCGCTGTTATCCGAAAGCGAGGGCTTATCGGTCGTGGGGACCGCAACCAACGCCATTGACGCCATTGCATTTCTCAAAGCCAATGAAGTCGACATTGCTTTTTTAGACATTAACCTGCCCGACATCAGCGGAATTGAGCTTTGTAAGAAGGTGAAGGACCAGTTTCCCGAAGTCAAAACGCTTGCATTGAGCACATTCAGCGAGCGCGCTTATGTGTCCCGCATGATCCAGAACGGCGCTTCGGGATATCTGATCAAGAGTTCGAGCAAGGAAGAAATTTTGGAAGCGATTCAGCAAGTGCAAGCCGGCGGTTATTTCATGAATGTCAATTTTGACCAGGCAGCTGCCACGCCCACGCCAAAAACCATCCCATTCCTGACCCGCCGCGAAAAAGAAGTCCTCATCCTCATCGCCGAAGGCCTCACTAACCCCCAGATCGCCGACAAACTTTTCGTAAGCGTCACCACCGTAAACAGCCACCGCCAAAACCTCCTAATGAAATTCGAAGTTTCAAATACCGCATCGCTCATTAAACTAGCAGCGGGATTGGGGTTGATTTAAAAGGATAAGCAAAGTTTCAATTGGTGGGATACTCAAAAAATTATTAAATTTGAGAATGACAACATTAAGAGTAAGCATACTGAACCCCAAAGCGACGAAATTGCTGAAAGATCTGGCAGATCTTGAACTAATAGCAATTGAAAAGCAGTCTGCTTCAGGCTTTGCTTCAATTCTCAAACGACTACGTTCCAAAAACAAATCAATTCCCAATATGGATGAAATCACCAGGGAAGTAGAATTGGTCCGTAGCAAACGATATGAGAAATAATTCTAAAAAAATAATTTTAGACACCAATCTTTGGATAAGTTTTCTCACTTCAAAAGACTTTTCGAAGCTCGATAAGATCCACTTCTCCCGGAAATGCCGCTTGGTTTTTAGCGAAGAACTTATGCAGGAATTCTTGCAAGTCGCAGGCCGCCCAAAATTCAAAAAATATTTTTCCTCTGATGATCTGGAAGCAATTCTAGAATCAATAGAAGAGTTTGCGGATTTTGTTCACGTCACCACAGTAACAACGCTCTGCCGCGATCCGAAGGATAATTTTTTACTTTCGCTGGCAATTGATAGTAAAGCTAATTATTTGCTAACTGGGGACACTGATCTCCTGGATATCAAGAAAATAACTAATACTGAGATATTGACGATTTCCCAATTTTTACAAAAAATATAGTTTCTCTTAAATGCCTGAGGTCGACCGACGTATACTGGCAAGGATTTTTTACTTCTTATAGGAATACTAATCCAATCCGTATGGTTAAGACGATTTACTGTTTCTTTTTTGTGTTGGTCTTTTCTGCTTCAGGCGCTTTTGCGCAGCTTACTATTTTTAATGTTTCTTCTTCCGAAATTACGGAAAAGAATAAATTGAGCTTTCAGCAGCAATTTGAAATCCAGGATGTTATCAACTCTACAACCACCGCGACTTACGGTCTTGGCAAATTTTGGGAAGTAGGTGTTAATGTTTTCAATGTCAACTACGAACGCGCTTCACATCATTTTGTCCACAACGATTCCAGTGATGTTGAGCCCTATGCGCCTCTCGTCCTTGTCAATACACAGAAGTTATTCAAAATTAATAAAGTGCTGGGAATCGGATTGGGCGGTTTGATCGGGACAAATCTTGCCCATAAAAAGCATCTGGTCTATTTTACTTACACCAATCTCGCTGCTTCACTCGCAGATGAACATTACAAACTTGCAGCCGGAGGCTATTTTGCAAATAACGGCTACCTCGGTGAAGGTCCTATTAAAGGAGTTCAACTTGGCCTTGATGCCGGAATCTGGTATGAAAAAATACACCTATTAGCCGACTGGCTTTCCGGCTCCAATTCCAAAGGCCAACTTTCCACAGGCGTCGGAATATATTTCCTGAAACATCTGCCCGTATCAGTAGGCTGGCAACGCTCCAATGCCGACGGCTCCCAAGGCTGGGTGCTGCAAGTTACCTATGTTCCCTAATTTGCTAATTAATTTCACTCATTCGTCACCAAACTTCCAAAGGGGAATAATGTGGACGAGACGTGCGCGCGATTCATGATTTGGCCTAGTTCTTTGGCTTTTTCCGGGAATTGGGGGGTAATGTTTGTGGTTTCGCCCGGGTCTTTGGAGAGGTCGTAGAGTTCAACTAACGCATCGGGGTTCCCGGCAGCTTTTAACCTTACCGCTTTCCAGTTGCCTTGCCTAACCGCCTGTCTGCCACCTTGTTCATGAAATTCCCAGTACAAATAATCGTGCTTTTTCTGAGTAGGCTTGCCTTTTAATGCATCCGTGAACGATATGCCGTCAATGTTGGATGGCGGTTGGGCATTCGCCAATTCGGTGAAAGTGGGTAAAATGTCCCAAAATGCGCCAATGTAGTCACTCTTTGAATTTGGTTTGATAACTCCTGGCCAGCGTGCGGCGAATGGCTCTCTTACCCCGCCTTCATACAAATCACGCTTTACGCCGCGGAAGCCGCCGCTGCTATTGAAAAATTTCGGGTCCGCGCCGCCTTCCACGTGTGGGCCGTTGTCGCTGGTGAAGATGACGAGCGTATTTTTGTCCAGCCCTTTTTCCTTTAATTTATCCAAAACCTGCCCCACGTACATATCCAGACGTGAAACCATGGCCGCAAATGTGGCCCGCGGATATTCCTGGGAAGCGTAGCCACCGCTTTTTGCATTGGAACCATAATCTGCGCCACGGTGAAATTTCTCTTCAAACTTGCCTTTATAAGACTGAAAAATACTATCGTCGGGCACGAGCAACTCGGCGTGTGGCAAAATGTAGGGCAAAAATAGGAAAAATGGCTGCTTACCATCGCGGCTATCCATAAAGCTCAGCGCCTTTTTCTGGATAAGATCGGGTGCGTATTCCTTATTATAAAGCAGGTTTTTATTGGCTTCGAGAACTATTTTCTTATCATTTTCCCAAAGATGGTTCGGATAATAACGGTGAGCGAGACTCTGGCAATTATAACCATAAAACTGATTGAAACCCTGTTTATTAGGATCTCCCTCCGATCCAACCGGGCCCAGCCCCCACTTTCCAAATGCACCGGTAACGTAACCTGCTTTTTGCAAAATTTCAGCAACCGTTAAAACAGAATCCGCAATGGGCTGCTGGCCCTCTGGCGAAACGCTTTTATTTCCCCTTATATAGGTATGACCCGTGTGCTGGCCGGTTAATAAGGAAGATCTGGAAGGTGCGCAAACAGAAGTTCCTGCATAAAATTGGTTAAAAATCATCCCTTCCCGCGCCAAACGGTCAATGTTAGGTGTTTTAATGAGCTTTTGTCCATTAAATCCAACATCCCCGTAACCAAGGTCATCGGCAAGAATAAAAATAATATTGGGGCGAGCTGCTTTTGGGGTCTGAGTCTGTGCGTTTAATTCCGCTCCGGTGAGATGAACTATCAAGCAGCAAATCAGTGCAATAACGTTTTTCATTATTTACTACTATATTTGATTCACTTCAAAAAGACATTATAACCGCTGGAATACTTGAAAATCGGTGGCTATCTTTGCCCTGATACCCTACGACAGCACAGACGACTCGCATGAAATTGACAACCACCGAAAATTCCGGCAAGTCGGTCCTGAGCTGTCTCATAGGGTATCAGGGTTCAATAGTATTTATCCCGATGCAATCTTGAAGTTATAATCTACTTACTTGATAGACAAAATAAGGAGATAATAATCAAACATACAATAGTCATCAGCAATAAAGCTTTGCTGACAGGTAGATTTTTTAAAATACCACTTCTTTGGTAATCTATTATTACTAACCTTTCGATGGAGAAAGACAATACTTATTTTGGCGTAAAAGAGATTGCGCGGCGTGCCAATGTTTCGATTGCCACGGTGGACAGGGTCATTCACAACCGGACCGGCGTTTCTGAAAAAACCAAAAAGAAGATCAACGAGATCATCAAGGCGCTTGATTATCAACCCAATATCCTAGCCAGCCGCTTGGCTTCGCGTAAAATTATCTCTCTTGCTGTGCTGCTTCCAAAAGTTTCTCCGGAGACTGATTTCTGGGAAGCGCCCCTCAAAGGAATCGATCGTGCGCAGCAGGAAATTAAAAAATATGGTGTTCAGGTCACCACTTTTCTTTTTGATCTGAATGATCATAATTCTTTCAATGAACAAACAAAATTAATCCTGGAAGGCACATTTAATGGTGTTTTGATGGCACCGTCCTTCGTTGAAGAAGCCCGCGGATTTGTCAAGGCTTGTAATAAATTAAAAATCCCCTTTACATTCATTGATTCGGACATTCCGGACCAGGAAAATCTGACCTATATCGGCCCGCATTTGTTTCAAAGCGGTTATGTAGGGGCCAAGCTGCTGACTTACCGGCTGAAAGAAAAGCACAAAGTGCTGGTTGTCAATATTTCAAAAGACACTGATACTTATAATTATCTGCAAATCGAGGAAGGCTTCCGGTCGTATTTCAAAGATCACAATCTCCCGGGTGAGATCATTCGTGTGGACATTAAAGATACGGACAGTCTCTCCGTAACGCGCGACCTTAAACGCATCCTGCATACGCATGAGGACATTGAGGCGATTTTCGTCACCAATTCACGCGTTTCCGCAGTCGCCTCTTTTCTTGAAAAAAATAAGCGCGGCGACATCTCTTTAATAGGCTACGATTTTCTTAAAGAAAACGTCCGCTATCTGAATGAAGGGCTGATTGATTTTCTGATCTGCCATAAACCCGAAGAACAGGGTTACCGCGGATTAATGGCGCTATATCAAACATTGGTGCTCGGAACCGCCGTGGAAAAAGTACATTTTATGCCTATTGACATTATTACAAGAGAAAACCAGGCCTTTTATCAAAATTAAAGGCATAACCGGCAAAAGACCATATAAAGTCCTTTGTTTTAAGGTTAGTCCAAAATAATTTACAATCAAATCGATCAATAAGTTGTTAGTAAAAATATATTAGTATATTTACGGGTACGTACCCGACATTGTTTTTTGATCTTGTCTATTCCTAAACACTTTACCATTTATATATGCAACTGAGCAGAAGAAACTTCATTCTCCAATCCGTCGCAACCGGCGCGGGATTGGGACTATTGGATTATTTACCTGCATTGGCGAAGCCAGCCGACGGCAAAAGAGTGGGCATTATAGGGCTGGACACCTCCCACAGCATTGCTTTTACCAAAGCGCTAAACGCCGATCAGCCAGATCCTGTTTACGACGGCTACAAAGTCACAGCCGCCTATCCGTATGGCAGCAAAGACATTGAGTCCAGCGCCAAACGCATCCCGGGATACATTGACGAAGTAAAAAAAATGGGTGTCAAGATCACCAGCTCGATTCAGGAATTACTGGCCGAAACGGATGTAATCCTTTTGGAAACCAATGATGGCCGACTGCATTTGCAACAGGCAACAGAAGTTCTCAAAGCTGGTAAAAGAATGTTCATCGACAAACCCGTAGCCGGCTCATTAACAGACGCAATTGCCATTTATAAGGCTGCTGAAAAATATAAGATCCCTGTTTTCTCTGCCTCCTCATTAAGATATATCAAAGGGCTCGAAAGTGTAGATAAGGCCAAAGTTCTGGGCGCCGACACTTACAGTCCGGCGGTTCTGGAAAAAACCCATCCTGATTTTTTCTGGTATGGGATTCACGGGGTGGAAACGCTTTATACCGTCATGGGAACTGGGTGTAAAAGTGTTACCCGCGTCAACACGCCTAACACCGACATAGTTGTAGGCATATGGGGGGATGGCCGCACGGGCACATTCCGCGGAACGCGCACAGGAAAACACGACTACGGCGGAACAGTTTTCACGGAAGACGGTAATAAAGTTTTAGGCCCTTATGGTGGTTATGCGCCGCTTTTGGTGGACATTATCAAGTATTTCAAAACAGGGGAAATGCCTGTAACTCCTGAGGAAACCATTGAAATATTTGCCTTCATGGAGGCGGCTGACGAGAGCAAACGGCAAGGCGGAAAAAGCGTAACATTAGAAAGTGTGCTAAAAAAAGCCAAATGAGATTATTGATCTTTTCGCTTCTCATCGTTTCCCAATTCCCGGTTTTTGGTCAAAACAAAGGCTGGAAAGCGGGTGTTGCGCGTGCGGTAATCACGCCTGAAAATTCCATGTGGATGGCCGGTTTTGCAGCGAGGACCAAGCCTTCCGATGGCAAACTGCACGATTTGTGGGCAAAGGCACTTGCATTGGAAGACGCGAATGGGAAGCGGGCGGTGCTGATCACAACAGATTTGCTGGGTATGCCTAAAAACATGTCTGACGAAATCCGGAAAAGAGTGAATGATCAGTTTAAATTGTCAAAAGCACAGATCATCATCAACAGCTCGCATACGCATTCCGGCCCGGTTCTCGGCGATGCTTTATCGGACATTTACCCTGTGGATGCAGCCGAAAAGCAGAGCATCAGCCAATATTCCCAGAAACTGATCGACCAGCTTGTGATTTTGACTGGTAATGCATTAAAATCCCTGCAACCGGCAACAATACAATCGCAAAACGGCGTGGCCCGTTTCCAGGTAAACCGCCGGAATAATGATGCGGCAAATTTGGAAAGGCTCACAGAAATTACCGGCCCGGGCGATGCGGCCGTGCCGGTCTTGAAAGTGGCGGACGCAAACGGAAAAATAATGGCGATTGCATTTGGATATGCCTGCCATCCCACGGTTTTGGATAATTACCAATGGTCGGGCGATTATCCTGGCTATGCGCAAATTGAGCTGGAAAAGCTTTATCCCGGCACCACAGCCTTGTTTTTTCAAGGAGCCGGCGCAGATCAAAATCCGCTTCCCCGCCGCACAATCCCGTTGGCTATTCAATATGGGAAAACACTTGCAGCCGCAGTTGAACGTGTTTTAAGCGAAGATATGAAAATATTGGAACCCACATTAACAACAGCTTATACCGAAATTGACCTAGCTTTAACCACTGCACCAACGAAGGAGAATCTTACCAAAATGGCCGAAAAAGCCGAAGGGTATCAGAAGAAATGGGCATTGAGAATGCTGGACAAAGCCAATAAGGGTGAAGCTTTCCAGAGCTCCTACCCTTTCCCGCTTCAAGTCTGGAAGCTTGGCGATCAGGCGATTATGACGCTGGGTGGTGAGTTAGTGGTGAGTTATGCCATCAGCCTGAAACAGATTTTCGGCCAGGATACTTTCGTGATGGGATATTCCAATGACGTGATGACCTACATTCCCAGCACGACTATTCTGAGAGAAGGCGGTTACGAAGGTGAGGTGGCGCAAATCGTTTATGGATTGCCTGCAACCTGGGCTTCGGATGCTGAAATTCAGATCATTAGCAACATGGTTAAGCTCGCGAAAGAAGCAGGAATAGTGAAACCCGAATCAAGGCTCATAAAAAATTAATTAAATTGAAAAGTCATTCCAAAACCTTAATCCTAATGAAAAATAACCCTGAAAAAGACAACAACATTGCGTCAAATTCAAATGGCGATCAGCGTAGGGATTTCATAAAGAAAACGCTGGCTGGAAGCGCATTACTTACATTTGGCGGCATTTTGCCGGGTTTTAGCCCAAAAAGTTACGCGAAGATCATTGGCGCCAATGAAAAAGTACGTGTGGGCGTGATGGGCGTGAACAGCCGGGGTCTGGCGCTCGCTTCCAATTATGCATTGCAACCAAACTGTGAGGTTGTTTCGATCTCGGACGTGGATTCGAGGGCGGCGGAAAAATGCATTGATAAGGTGAATGAAATCCAAAAATCCAAGCCAGCCAACACCCCTGACTTCCGCAAAGCGCTGGAAAAT
Coding sequences:
- a CDS encoding LacI family DNA-binding transcriptional regulator, with the translated sequence MEKDNTYFGVKEIARRANVSIATVDRVIHNRTGVSEKTKKKINEIIKALDYQPNILASRLASRKIISLAVLLPKVSPETDFWEAPLKGIDRAQQEIKKYGVQVTTFLFDLNDHNSFNEQTKLILEGTFNGVLMAPSFVEEARGFVKACNKLKIPFTFIDSDIPDQENLTYIGPHLFQSGYVGAKLLTYRLKEKHKVLVVNISKDTDTYNYLQIEEGFRSYFKDHNLPGEIIRVDIKDTDSLSVTRDLKRILHTHEDIEAIFVTNSRVSAVASFLEKNKRGDISLIGYDFLKENVRYLNEGLIDFLICHKPEEQGYRGLMALYQTLVLGTAVEKVHFMPIDIITRENQAFYQN
- a CDS encoding Gfo/Idh/MocA family protein translates to MQLSRRNFILQSVATGAGLGLLDYLPALAKPADGKRVGIIGLDTSHSIAFTKALNADQPDPVYDGYKVTAAYPYGSKDIESSAKRIPGYIDEVKKMGVKITSSIQELLAETDVILLETNDGRLHLQQATEVLKAGKRMFIDKPVAGSLTDAIAIYKAAEKYKIPVFSASSLRYIKGLESVDKAKVLGADTYSPAVLEKTHPDFFWYGIHGVETLYTVMGTGCKSVTRVNTPNTDIVVGIWGDGRTGTFRGTRTGKHDYGGTVFTEDGNKVLGPYGGYAPLLVDIIKYFKTGEMPVTPEETIEIFAFMEAADESKRQGGKSVTLESVLKKAK
- a CDS encoding putative toxin-antitoxin system toxin component, PIN family, producing the protein MRNNSKKIILDTNLWISFLTSKDFSKLDKIHFSRKCRLVFSEELMQEFLQVAGRPKFKKYFSSDDLEAILESIEEFADFVHVTTVTTLCRDPKDNFLLSLAIDSKANYLLTGDTDLLDIKKITNTEILTISQFLQKI
- a CDS encoding arylsulfatase → MKNVIALICCLIVHLTGAELNAQTQTPKAARPNIIFILADDLGYGDVGFNGQKLIKTPNIDRLAREGMIFNQFYAGTSVCAPSRSSLLTGQHTGHTYIRGNKSVSPEGQQPIADSVLTVAEILQKAGYVTGAFGKWGLGPVGSEGDPNKQGFNQFYGYNCQSLAHRYYPNHLWENDKKIVLEANKNLLYNKEYAPDLIQKKALSFMDSRDGKQPFFLFLPYILPHAELLVPDDSIFQSYKGKFEEKFHRGADYGSNAKSGGYASQEYPRATFAAMVSRLDMYVGQVLDKLKEKGLDKNTLVIFTSDNGPHVEGGADPKFFNSSGGFRGVKRDLYEGGVREPFAARWPGVIKPNSKSDYIGAFWDILPTFTELANAQPPSNIDGISFTDALKGKPTQKKHDYLYWEFHEQGGRQAVRQGNWKAVRLKAAGNPDALVELYDLSKDPGETTNITPQFPEKAKELGQIMNRAHVSSTLFPFGSLVTNE
- a CDS encoding neutral/alkaline non-lysosomal ceramidase N-terminal domain-containing protein — its product is MRLLIFSLLIVSQFPVFGQNKGWKAGVARAVITPENSMWMAGFAARTKPSDGKLHDLWAKALALEDANGKRAVLITTDLLGMPKNMSDEIRKRVNDQFKLSKAQIIINSSHTHSGPVLGDALSDIYPVDAAEKQSISQYSQKLIDQLVILTGNALKSLQPATIQSQNGVARFQVNRRNNDAANLERLTEITGPGDAAVPVLKVADANGKIMAIAFGYACHPTVLDNYQWSGDYPGYAQIELEKLYPGTTALFFQGAGADQNPLPRRTIPLAIQYGKTLAAAVERVLSEDMKILEPTLTTAYTEIDLALTTAPTKENLTKMAEKAEGYQKKWALRMLDKANKGEAFQSSYPFPLQVWKLGDQAIMTLGGELVVSYAISLKQIFGQDTFVMGYSNDVMTYIPSTTILREGGYEGEVAQIVYGLPATWASDAEIQIISNMVKLAKEAGIVKPESRLIKN
- a CDS encoding response regulator; this encodes MSVKILIVDDHPLVLEGLKSLLSESEGLSVVGTATNAIDAIAFLKANEVDIAFLDINLPDISGIELCKKVKDQFPEVKTLALSTFSERAYVSRMIQNGASGYLIKSSSKEEILEAIQQVQAGGYFMNVNFDQAAATPTPKTIPFLTRREKEVLILIAEGLTNPQIADKLFVSVTTVNSHRQNLLMKFEVSNTASLIKLAAGLGLI